The DNA segment GCCATCGTCTGATCCATGATCTTCGTGAGATCATTCACCGCCTGGAAGATCTGCCCGATGCCCTGGTTCTGCTGGGTGACGGCCGCGGAGATCTGCCGCACGGAGTTCACGTTGTCGCGCACGATGCCCGAGAGCTGCTTGATGTTGTCACCGAAGGAGCGCAGCTGCTGCACGCTGCCCTGCACCTTGCCCGAGCCGCTCTCCGTCATGTCGGCCGTGGCGCGGATGGACTCGCTGAGATCCTGCAGGATGTTCTGCACGTTGTAGGTGGCCTTGACGGACTGGTCCGCCAGGCTGCGGATCTCCCGCGCCACCACGCTGAAGCCCTTGCCGTGCTCGCCCGAGCGCACCGCCTCGATGGCGGCGTTGAGCGCCAGCATGGTGGAGCGGTCCGCCAGGCTCTTCACCGTGGTGGTGATGTTGGCGATCTGCTGCGCGCGCTCATCCAGCGAGCGGATGCTCCGCGCCATCTGGACCACCTGCTGCTGGATTTCATGCATGCCCGAGAGGCTCTGCTCGAGCGCCGCCTCGCCCGCGCGGCCGATTTGATCCGCGCGCTCGGCCTGCTGCAACACGTCCTCCGCCTTCTGGGCGGCGACCATCGACGTCTGCCGGATTTCCTGGGCGGTGACCTGGGTCTCCTGCAGCGCCGCGGCCTGGATGGAGAGCGCCTCGGTCTGCTCCTTGTGCGAGCTGTTGAGCCGTCCGGCCGAGGAGCCCAGCGTCTGCGCCGAGTCACTGAGCGACGAGGAGAAGGTGCGCAAGCGCTCGAACGCGGAGGCGGTGGCCATGGACAGGTCACCCACCTCGTCGGTGGAGACCCAGTACGGCAGCGTCGGCTTGCCCGAGGCGATGGAGCCAATGGACTTCTGCACGGCGCCCGCGCCCTCGCTCTGGTGGCGCGAGATCTCCCAGGCGCACCACGCCGCGGCGAACGTCATGAAGCCGCCGACGCCCACGATGGGAATGATGAGCGAGTCCAGGATGCCGGCCACCCGCGTCTGCACGAACACCAGGATCGTCGGGGCCACTTCCGACAGCTGCGCGAACAAGCTCTCGTAACCGCTGCTGCTCTTCTTCGCGATGATCATCCCCGTCACCGTCAGCGTGGCGAACACGAAGATGGCGAAGCAGTAGGGCAGGAACCAGCTCTGCTTGGGCCACAGGAAGCCGCGCTCGTCGTCGATGCGCAGCTGCGGGTACTTGTGCAGCTCCTCGATGGCCTGGGACCGCAGCACGCGCTCCATGCGCAGCGCCATGCGGATGCCGACGACCATCGCCAGCAGGCCGAAGGCGAGCATCGACTCGGGGATGATCCACGGATTGAGGTCGTACATCACCACGGGCCAGGTGGCCCACGTGATACAGGAGCCCTGGTAGGCCAGCATGATGCCGATCTCCATCTTGCGCGGGGCCTTGAGGATGCGCCGCAGACGGTCACCGGGCAGATCCTCGGGCCGCGGGGTCACCGCGTTCGTCACGATCGAGCGGATCACGAAGAACGTGATGACGTTGCCGAAAATGGGCGTGTTGCACGTCGCGTTGATGAGGAAGACCTTCAAGGCCAGTGAGGACTCCAGGCCCATCACCAACGTGAGCAGGTAGGCCACCGGCACCAGCGCGGTCAACATCGCGAACTGCTGCTCCAGGTAGCAACGCCAGACCAGACGCTTCAACTCAGGCTTGTTCATCGCGTTTTCATCCTAGCACCCTTTTTTCCCGCGCCGCTGTTTCGCGCCTCGGATCATCCCGGCTGGGGAGGATCCGGGCCTCCTCGGGCGGAGGGCAGGAGAGGAGCCTGTGAGGTCCCTCGCACCCAACCCGATTCGACAGGACGGGTCGCGCCCGGTGGCCATGTGCCGCGAGGCCCACCGGGGGCCTACTTCATGAGGTAGCCCCCGTTGACGCCCAGCGTCTGACCGGTCACCCAGCGGGCGTCCTCGGAGGCGAGGAACGCGACCGAGCCACCGATGTCCTCGGGGCGGCCCACCTTGTCCAGCAACGTCTGGGACGCGATGGTGCGCCGGACCTTGAGGGGCACGTCGCTCACCATGTCCGTGGCCACCAGGCCGATGATGAGCGCGTTGACGGTGATGCCCCGCGGTGCGAACTCGATCGCCGCGGTGCGGGTGAGCGACTCGACGGCCGCCTTGGTGGCCGCGTACATGCCGTCCCAGGCGATGTTCTTGTGGGCGCTCACGGACGAGAAGTTGATGATGCGCCCCCTGTCCGACATGAGGCGCCCCGCCAGACGGCAGCCCACGATGAGCCCCCAGATGTTGACATCCACGAGCCGTTGGAAGAGCGCCCGGTCCAGGGTGTCCAGGGACGCCGGGGCCTGCGCCGCCGCGTTGTTGACCAGGATGTCCACGGGTCCGAAGTGCTGGCGGGTGGTGTCGAAGAGCGCCTGCATCTGCGCCTCGTCCGCCACGTCCGCGCGGCAGGAGATGGCCTGCCCCCCCGCGGCCTGGATGGAGCGCACCACGTTCTCGGCCGCCTCCGAGCTCTGGGCGTAGTTGACCACGACCCTGGCGCCCTCGGCCGCCAGCCGCCGCGCGACCGCGGCACCAATGCCGCGAGAACTTCCCGTGACGATGGCCACCTTCTGCTCGAGCCTGGACATGCGCTTGAAGTTCCTTGTGATGTGAATCTTTCCGTGAAGGCTATCCCGCGACACGGGCGAGCGCAGCCATCCATACGGGCAGCGAACCACCCTTCACCCGGATGGAGGGGAAGCGCGAGCGGCATGCGAGTACCCTCTTGGATTCTCATATATCGTTCGGCGCCGGACGGTCCGGCGAGTCCGACCATCGATAAGGGGGAGTGAGATGAAGCCCAACACGCATAGGTTCGGACAGGCAGTGATCATCGGAGGAAGCATCGCGGGGCTCTTGAGCGCCCGGGTGCTGGCGGATCACTTCGACAAGGTGCTCGTCCTGGAGCGCGAGCCCTTTCCCGAGGGCCCCGAGGCGCGCAAGAGCACGCCCCAGGGGCGCCACATCCACGCGGTCCTGGAGGCCGGGCTCAAGACCATGGAGGGGCTGTTCCCCGGTCTGCGGCGGGAGCTGGAGGCGGGGGGCGTCGAGTACATCGACATGGCCCGGGACGCCGCCTGGCTCCAGTCGGGAAGCTGGAAGGCGCGCTATGAGGGAGACATCGAGACCATCCTCGTGTCGCGGCCCTTCCTCGAGTGGAAGCTGCGTGGCCACGTCGCCGCGCTGCCGAACGTGGAGCTGCGCACGGGGTACGCCGTCGAGGAGCTGGTGTTGGACGCCTCGCGCACCCGCGCCGTGGGCGTGAAGGTGAAGGGCCCGGAGGGAGAGCAGGAGATTTCGGGCGCGCTCATCGTGGACGCCAGCGGCCGGGGCTCCCGGGCGCCGCAGTGGCTGGAAGCGCTGGGCTTCGGCCAGGTGGAGCAGGATCAGGTGCGCATCGACCTGGGCTACACGAGCCGCCTCTACGAGCGCCCCCCGGGCTTCGACGCGTGGAAGATCCTCGTGCTCAATGGCAAGGCGCCCGAGAGCCAGCGCTCGGGCTTCATCTCCAACGTGGAGGGAGGGCGGTGGATCGTCAGCCTCAACGGCTACTTCGGCGACCACGCGCCCACCGACGACGCGGGCTTCCTGGAGTTCGCGCGCGGCCTGCCCACGCCCGCCATCTACGAATACATCCGCGATGCCCGGCCCCTCACCGCGCCCGTGCTGCACAAGATTCCGTCGAGCCGGTGGCTGCACTACGAGCGGCTGGCCCGGCGGCCCGAGGGCTTCGTGCTGCTGGGGGACGCGGTGTGCGCCCTCAATCCCGTCTTCGGGCAGGGCATGACGGTGAGCGCCCTGGGGGCGAAGTTCCTCGGCGAGTGCGTCGCCCAGGCGAAGGCCTCGCCGGAGGGCCTGCCCCTGGAGGTGGCGCGGCCCTTCCAGAAGAAGCTCGCCGGGCTCATCGAGCTGTGCTGGACGCTCACCACCACCATGGACCTGGCGCACCCGCGGGCCGAGGGCAAGCGCCCCTTCGGCTTGAAGTTCCTGCAGTGGTCCTTCCAGAACATGATCGACCTGACGTCCCAGGACGCCGCGTCGTGCCAGACCTTCTACGAGGCGCTCCACCTGCGCAAGGGCATCCTCGGGCTGCTCCAGCCCGGCTTCCTCGCGGCGTTGCTGGTGTACAACCTCAAGAGCTTCTTCGTGCCGAGGCACAAGCGGGCCAACCTGGACCGGATGCCGGCCCGGCCTGGCCCCAGCCCGAGCCAGGCCATGGGGCGGGTGGACGCCGCCGCCTGAGCCCGGGGGGCACCCAGTCATTTGGAGGACCCGGGAGGCGGTTGTAGAACCCTCCCCGACCCGGCCGTCCCCCTCCTGGGAGCCCCATCACATGAAGCCTGATTCCGCTGGCCCCGCCGCGACAGAGTCCCTCCAGCCCGCCACCGACTTCCAGCCCTATATCCCCGCCGAGCAGATGGACGTGGCGGAGTTCACGCCCAAGGCCGTCATCATCGGGGTGTTCTTCGGCATCATCTTCGGCGCCGCCACGGTGTACCTGGCGCTCAAGGCGGGCCTGACGGTGTCGGCGTCCATCCCCATCGCGGTGCTCGCCATCTCCCTGCTCAAGAAGCTGGGGGGCTCGACGATCCTCGAGAACAACGTGGTGCAGACCATCGGCTCGGCGGGCGAGTCCATCGCCGCGGGCGTGGTGTTCACCCTGCCCGGCTTCCTCTTCCTGAGCCCCGCGAGCCAGGGCGCGAGCTTCTTCGAGTACTGGACCATCTTCACGCTGGCGCTGCTGGGCGGCGTGCTGGGCACGCTGATGATGGTGCCCCTGCGCCGCTCGCTCATCGTCAAGGAGCACGCCAACCTGCCCTATCCGGAGGGCACGGCGTGTGCCTCGGTGCTCATCGCGGGCGAGAAGGGCGGCGACCTGGCGAAGATCGCCTTCCAGGGCGTGGGCTTCGCGTTCGTGTACGCGATCCTGCAGAAGATCGTGAAGCTCATCGCCGAGACGCCGGCACTGGTGACGAAGCAGACCAACCGGTTCTTCCCCTCCGCCACGCTCAACGGCGACATCACCCCGGAGTACCTGGGCGTGGGCTACATCGTCGGGCCGAAGATCGCCGGCGTGCTCGTGGCCGGTGGCGTGCTCGCGTGGCTGGGCCTCATCCCGCTGCTGGCCACCCTGGTGCCGGCGGACACCATCGCGGCGCAGCTCGTGAAGCTCGGCTACCTGCAGAGCCTCACCACGGCGGGAGGCGCGGGCGGATGGGATCCGGTGACGCACACCTTCCGCGACACCGCGCGGGCCATCTACAGCGCGTACGTGCGGCAGATTGGCGCGGGCGCGGTGGCCGCGGGCGGCTTCATCACGCTGCTCAAGACGCTGCCCACCATCGTGTCGGCATTCAAGGAGAGCCTCTCGTCGTTCAAGGAAGGGGCCGGGGCGGCCGCGAGGAAGCGCACCGAGAATGATCTGCCCATCACCGTGGTGCTCGTGGGAAGCGTGGGCCTCATCGTGGTGATGGCCGT comes from the Cystobacter ferrugineus genome and includes:
- a CDS encoding OPT family oligopeptide transporter is translated as MKPDSAGPAATESLQPATDFQPYIPAEQMDVAEFTPKAVIIGVFFGIIFGAATVYLALKAGLTVSASIPIAVLAISLLKKLGGSTILENNVVQTIGSAGESIAAGVVFTLPGFLFLSPASQGASFFEYWTIFTLALLGGVLGTLMMVPLRRSLIVKEHANLPYPEGTACASVLIAGEKGGDLAKIAFQGVGFAFVYAILQKIVKLIAETPALVTKQTNRFFPSATLNGDITPEYLGVGYIVGPKIAGVLVAGGVLAWLGLIPLLATLVPADTIAAQLVKLGYLQSLTTAGGAGGWDPVTHTFRDTARAIYSAYVRQIGAGAVAAGGFITLLKTLPTIVSAFKESLSSFKEGAGAAARKRTENDLPITVVLVGSVGLIVVMAVLPFLPGSVFGRLMLGILIVVFGFFFVTVASRIVGIIGSSSNPISGMTIATLMATCLIFIGIGWTGDVYQPMALCVGGMVCIAAANAGATSQDLKTGYLVGATPRAQQIGLMIGAVAAAIVIGLTMKVLDTPSAALRAQGVEHVIGTDAYPAPQGTLMATLIKGLLSFNLDWQFVLVGVFLSVTMELCGVKSLSFAVGAYLPLSTTAPIFVGGAIKGLSDFVAQRKGEHVEESELGPGNLFSTGLVAGGALAGVVVAMLSVSDRVSGAISHLSVEHALVNALGAGGYQLLGVLAFAFMSIVLYRVSRRPSQV
- a CDS encoding methyl-accepting chemotaxis protein gives rise to the protein MNKPELKRLVWRCYLEQQFAMLTALVPVAYLLTLVMGLESSLALKVFLINATCNTPIFGNVITFFVIRSIVTNAVTPRPEDLPGDRLRRILKAPRKMEIGIMLAYQGSCITWATWPVVMYDLNPWIIPESMLAFGLLAMVVGIRMALRMERVLRSQAIEELHKYPQLRIDDERGFLWPKQSWFLPYCFAIFVFATLTVTGMIIAKKSSSGYESLFAQLSEVAPTILVFVQTRVAGILDSLIIPIVGVGGFMTFAAAWCAWEISRHQSEGAGAVQKSIGSIASGKPTLPYWVSTDEVGDLSMATASAFERLRTFSSSLSDSAQTLGSSAGRLNSSHKEQTEALSIQAAALQETQVTAQEIRQTSMVAAQKAEDVLQQAERADQIGRAGEAALEQSLSGMHEIQQQVVQMARSIRSLDERAQQIANITTTVKSLADRSTMLALNAAIEAVRSGEHGKGFSVVAREIRSLADQSVKATYNVQNILQDLSESIRATADMTESGSGKVQGSVQQLRSFGDNIKQLSGIVRDNVNSVRQISAAVTQQNQGIGQIFQAVNDLTKIMDQTMASLRTSDEAADHMRIVAARVTSFVEEYNFQTALSAEETPPAERV
- a CDS encoding NAD(P)/FAD-dependent oxidoreductase, coding for MKPNTHRFGQAVIIGGSIAGLLSARVLADHFDKVLVLEREPFPEGPEARKSTPQGRHIHAVLEAGLKTMEGLFPGLRRELEAGGVEYIDMARDAAWLQSGSWKARYEGDIETILVSRPFLEWKLRGHVAALPNVELRTGYAVEELVLDASRTRAVGVKVKGPEGEQEISGALIVDASGRGSRAPQWLEALGFGQVEQDQVRIDLGYTSRLYERPPGFDAWKILVLNGKAPESQRSGFISNVEGGRWIVSLNGYFGDHAPTDDAGFLEFARGLPTPAIYEYIRDARPLTAPVLHKIPSSRWLHYERLARRPEGFVLLGDAVCALNPVFGQGMTVSALGAKFLGECVAQAKASPEGLPLEVARPFQKKLAGLIELCWTLTTTMDLAHPRAEGKRPFGLKFLQWSFQNMIDLTSQDAASCQTFYEALHLRKGILGLLQPGFLAALLVYNLKSFFVPRHKRANLDRMPARPGPSPSQAMGRVDAAA
- a CDS encoding SDR family NAD(P)-dependent oxidoreductase: MSRLEQKVAIVTGSSRGIGAAVARRLAAEGARVVVNYAQSSEAAENVVRSIQAAGGQAISCRADVADEAQMQALFDTTRQHFGPVDILVNNAAAQAPASLDTLDRALFQRLVDVNIWGLIVGCRLAGRLMSDRGRIINFSSVSAHKNIAWDGMYAATKAAVESLTRTAAIEFAPRGITVNALIIGLVATDMVSDVPLKVRRTIASQTLLDKVGRPEDIGGSVAFLASEDARWVTGQTLGVNGGYLMK